The Oncorhynchus gorbuscha isolate QuinsamMale2020 ecotype Even-year linkage group LG08, OgorEven_v1.0, whole genome shotgun sequence DNA window GCAGCTTGACTTTAGATCGCTTTTGATTACAGTGAGTAACATAACTTTGGGGTACTTGTGAGCTCTCTCTTTAACTGTATTAGGGCCTAGCCTACATGATGACCTGCAGAAAGTGTTTGGGAGTTCTCTTCGTGGACAACCTAGATTCAGGGACCGGCCGGCAGCCATCCATGCCACAGAGCAGAACTGTAACCAAAAAGCACTGGTTGTCACATCAGGGGGAGGCCAGAATCTGACAGCCACGCCAAGATGGAGGTTATTTCAGCACAGTTTTATATTTCACTCCACAATCCCATATCGTAGCCACAAGGAGTATGCAGAAAATCTCATTTTGGGAAAGTTGTAGACAGCTTATCTTTGGAGCAACTATTTGTAGCAAGCTTATCATTGCATCTATTTGGGGCATTGCATAAATCAATGATCTCCAAATCTTGGAGAACAAAGCTATGAGAACTAAgtcagctctgctctgctgtttAGCGGCCAGGTTAATGTGAACTACTTTAATCCAAAGTGGAGCCTGCTTGTGTTTCGGGAATCTGTTCCCaaactacatacagtacatgcgcGTTCATATGCTTATGCATGAGGCCTTTTCCAGTAGTGTGCACCAAATGGAaaagggagatacctaatcagtcgtccaactgaatgtattcaacagAAATgagtcttccgcatttaacccaacctctctgaatcagagaggtgcggggggctgcatATCGACATCCACGCCGTCAgagcccggggaacagtggattaactgccttgctcaggggaaggaggacagattttcaccttgtcagctctgggattcgatccagcaaccttcctcttactggcccaacgctctgaacCTGCCACCCCTGGTGACAAAGCTGCACTCTGTATGAAGTAGTGGTTAAAAGGACAAGTGATCTACTAATACAGCGCAGCTGCGGTAACaaaagcagtcatttgaaaggcCAGCTTCACCGGAAGCTCCCACATCACACACTGGAGTGTCACCATGACCTCATCTTTAATGTACTCACAGGGTGATCTATTGTGTCTTTGTGTCCACATCCTCTTATTAGCCAAGCAAACACAGAAACACCAAAGCAGCATAATGCCTGATAGCAGGGATACAGCCAGCAAGGATACAGCCAGCAAATCACCATCAAAACAAAAGGGACCGATCTAGAAAGAGAAACACTCCTCACCTGAAATTATTCAGTGCTGGGATTGGGACTATGAGAaacctggtaaaaaaaaaagatagtGACATAGCTAGATTATTTTCAATAGTTGAATATTCTTCTAGTTCTACTGGTTTCTTTCAGGCATAGATCTTGCTAGCCTAGTGTCCTAATTCATTTCCAAAATGAGATTAAGTCATACCATGATTTCCCAGTAAAAAGAATTTCAATTGCACTTTTACAGTAACTCATTTAGTAAACTGTAGGTGTTTTGTACGAGACATACAGGCAATTCCACGATAACGGAATGATGCGGAGAATGATTTAAAAGTAAtgtcaaacaaaaaaacaattgcAAACCATATAACTACGCACAAAGACTACTTTTAGCAATTTCCAATTAgaattttacaaaaacacatttacccGAAGAACAGTGCAGAATCAAAGTCTGGTAACAGAATGGCAGAACAAACCGCACAACCCGTCATTCTGTTACAAAACTTTGCATAcgtaaaaatacatatatatatatatatatatatatatatatatatataatcagattaactgaaaTTGGAGCCTTATCACCTTCACTGTTACCGTGGATTTGCAAATAATGACATAGGAAATATTTATTTTGACTAAAATAAGGCGTTCCCCAAATGGTGAACTCGGTTCTTTTGAAGACTTCAGTCACCATCTGACAGATGATTATCAAATCAGGTGAGAAAGCCACCTAACTGTTAACGTTAGCAAGTTAACAAGCCAGTTCTAACCATATTGCAAGCTACAACCAAAACCATAGCAATATTTTCTATTTACCTTATAACTAAAAGGGCTACACAACCAGAGAACCTTTACAAcctgttagcaagctagctaacgttactgtaATTAGCTAACTGGGTAGGCTAGCAGTCCACTTACTTTAGGCGGTCCAGTTCGAACAATGGTTTTACTCCCCTTTTCAATACTTCGACGGTAAATAAAAATTCAGTTTTATtctacaacaacaaaacctcACTTAGCTATAAATTCGGCACTTTGCTAACCTAACTAGTTATAAAGTtttggctagctggctaacttggaTGAGTGGGTGGGGAATTTAGCTACGGTTACTCTGTGTTGTCGGTTCAGTAGCCAATCAGCGGAGCAGATTCAAAGGTAGCCACGCCCCAAATAACCGTCTCTTGGGCGGTACAGCCATCACTCTGGACCAATGACATTTGAATAATGAACGTGTCCACTGTACGAttagtcattcatgtcatcttcATGCAGCTGCAAAGTGTCAAATAGGTCAGCAAAAATGATGCTATCATCAGCAAACTAAAACAAAGAGAGTCGTTTTTCACTGTAACGGCATCTACTAATGCAAACATCTCCGTTTTGGGGCTGGAAATTAGTAAGTAAAGTTACCAGCATCGACTGCCTCTCTAGCTAACGTGAGTTGCACTGTTGAAGAAAGTTAGCTGATAATGTTGAGGCTAGCAAACTAACAAGCTAACGTTAAGTTACTTACTTTAAATAAATTGAGAGGTGGTCAAAACACACAAGTGTTTTCAAAAGCTCTGCGTTTGTCAGCAGCAGGGGGAGAAGAGTGAAGTGCTCCCCCATGCTTTTTTGAGACGTTTTCAAGAGTTACCGAAGCAACCAAAACCCCTCCCCTCGCGTCAAGTCCAGACGTTCAGCGATACAATGTACATTATTGATGAATCCACAGGTATTAACCTGCCCTAGAGCTTGAAACAATGTGACATGCGAAATTGGAACTGGTGTGTCGTGTCAGAACTTAAAGATCACATACGAATCAATTATGTGCAGGATAAAAACACATTCTAAACAGATGAGATTGTTAAAGCTGAAGTTGGACTGCTAAGGGCCAGGTCAGGTGAGTTTCAGTAGGTACAGGACAGACAAATGCCGATAAGCAGGGGTATAGGTAGTCTTATAAATAGAAGCGTTACTCCACGTTCATGACATATTAAcctaataacatttacatttggaTATTGTCTTTTTTATTCATTacataaataaaaaatgtcaatATTCGTATATAAATGTTTATTATTAACATCATGAATTTGGCATACTATTTATAGGGTTAGTGTAGAGATTGTTTTAAGAGGTTGCATCGACTTTATGAGACCTTTGAGAGAAAGATTAGTTATCCTAATAGAATTGTACTTATACTGGCTTAGTAAGTGCTTGTGAACTTATGACATAATTGTTATGTTGAAGAGCAAGTTTATATAGTCTCTCACATTACTCATACATGCACCCACAGACACATACCGTAGGTTAGGCTACTCTCTCACTCATATGCACAGATACTCTCATACTGACATACAAACCTACACTCAAACACACATCACTCACACCTACACAATGCATACAGATTCTTGAATAATTGAGATGAACTCATCTTGATCTATTGTTGTCAGTTCACCCGTCTGCGTTGCTAAGGAATGAACACGGCCATTGTCCTCCTCTTCCCTTTTCCCTCTATCTGCAGACCGAGGCAGACGGGAACCGGGAGACCAGAGTCAAGGCATCGGTGAAAAACTGGGCCAGAGAAAGGGCTCCTTTTAAGGAGGGGGCCATTTTGAGGGAGGAGATCAGCATTGGGGAAGTTGTTGAAGCCGTGGGCTAGCACAGCGCCAGGATAGTTCTGAGTGACGAGCACATGGAAGGGGATCCCCAAGATCAAGAGGAGGATTCTGAAGCACAGAGGAGAGCCTCTTCCCCTCAGTCCTCTGTGCTATGGGAGAAGTGTATCCAGCAGAGTATCTTTGTGGACCTGAGTGAGGATGAGAGTCTCCACTTCAGTGACCTGGAGGGCTCCTTCACGGTGCATCTCTCCCAGGCAGAGTCGGCTATCTCAGGGAACAGCATTCATCTCAGTGGTAAGACTCATGCTGTCAACTTGCAATTACTCTAGAAACACCATTGTTATACTTCAGCAATttcattgtaaaaaatatatataacagcTGTAGGCTATGTAATAATATAATGCCAATCTATAAAATGACTGTAGCATACTGTTCGTATGAATACTTCACAACTTCTTACTCTCTGCCATTCATAGAGAACTTAGAGCTGTCAGTGTCTGACTCTGGGGAGTCCTCCACAGAGAGCAGTAGCTGTGTCAGTGGCCAGAGtaagagagtggtggagggtaAGACCAAGAGCAGTGGGATGTGGGTGTCTGTCCAGAGACCCAACACTGAGCTGGAGCAGACCATCTGGGAGACACCTCCGATGAAGACCATCGCAGGAGACACCTCCGATGAAGAACAGGAGGACCTTCCACATGACGGGGACCTAGGAAGCCAGTACATTAAGCCCTCAACCAATGACAGTCACAAGTCTGAGGAGAATTGCAAAATAGCTGATGTTCTATCAAAAGACCAAGCTGGAGCATTGGATTCAAGACACAATGTTAGAGATCATTTTGATTTGCCAGCAATGGTTGGAGAGGTCAATATCATACAAGGTCACATGCAAATTGAAGTCAACACTATGAACCATGTATCTATAACTCCACccgagggagagggtaaaggagctTTTTTTGACTCAACAAAACCAGAGGCTGTTCCCACATGCAGTAGTCCTGTCCGTAAAGTCCCACACCCAGACATCACCCAGCTGCTGCTCCGTCACTTTTCCCAGAATGAGCTGTTCTGCTCAGGCAGTCTGATCGAGGCAGAGACCCTGCCGGAGGTGTCCCTTCTGGAGAGCATGGACGAGACAGTGCTGAGCAGGGGCCCATTGCACAGGAGCACAGGGAGccccaataataataataataatggaggAGCTCCACGACGCAGCAGCGCAGGGGGACCCAGCAGCGAGAGTGAGAAGAGTCAGAGCCtacaggaagaagaggaagggaaAAGTGTTCAAATGAGTCCAAGAAAAAACCTGGAGGAGAAAAATGGAAGAAGGACTGCCTCAGAGGGAAAGAACACACGGAGTGCTGAGTCTTACAGCAGTGACGTCAACTCTCCTCAAAATAGTGGCATATCAACCAGTAAAAGGGAAGTCCCTGAACAGGACAGTAATGGTAGCAATGGTTCAGACCTAACCAAAGAGGAAGATGAGAAtgatgaagatgaggaggaaTACCAAATCTGTAGAGGTCCCCTGGTCAGAACCAGGTCTTTCAGCGAATTAAAGTATGGACAGGGCCAAGTCCACTACCCACTCCCTGACTTCTCCAAGGTGGCTCCCAAAGTGAAAATCCCGAAGAGTACCAGTGTTCCGGTGAGACCTGTCAGCCAGTCTCCCAGCTTCCTCAGAGCTCAGTCCTCGCCAGGCATGCTGGGTAAGTCCTCTGCTTTGGAGGTGATCCACAGAGTGATGGAGGACTCTATTCAGCCCTCAGAGAGACCCTATGTGTTTCGAGACCAGGACAAGCAGACAGAAACCTCCCCAGGACTGGTGCGTCACCTACAGGTGAGTCATCATGTTCAGTAGTTTAGCTCACACACCGCTATACAAATGCGTCATACATCCTTCATCCAGAAGACATCTTTCTGTTTTAGGCTGAATACGATAAACTAATGACTAAGTATGCAGAGGCTGAGAACCTCCTTGATCAGATGAGACTGGGGACAAAAGTAAGCCTTCAGAATGTTTTCTCTTTTTAAATAATTCTTTCTCTATGGTCTTTCTGTTCTTTCATCTAATTAAATATAGTCTTAAGACAGCCTTCTAATTCTTGTCAATTTGGACTGAATTTATCTCAAAATGTGTCAACAAATTAGAATCAAGCGCCCTCTGACCTTACCCTGGATTTTGACTGTGGTGACCAACAAGACCTTCCGGGTCCTGGTGGAAGCCATTTTGGATCTATGCTCTTCCCCAACCCCCCATCTCCTACAGGCAAGATGACATCTGATATTATGACGGGTCCTCTCCCTGTTACAAATTACCTGGCCAAGAGCCACCGGTTTCCTTAGTGGCAAATGGGCTCGGATGACATAAGATTCTGGTTACACTCAGTCACAACTAGCCTGTCATAAGAGTGAGGATTCcagaaaaaaaacacaacaccaatatattATACAACCAGTTTACATGAGATGATGCAACCTTATCAATGACATTAGTAATTCCTCATTAAATTAAAACAATTTCACACAAAATCATAATCAATTAGAAATAACATACTTTACATTTTCAATGCTGTAGAATTTAGGCCATAACATACATTGGATCTGCATCGTTTCAGCTTTTGTTGTGTTTGCAGGACAATTTACTGATGGCCCAACCCAACAAAACCACTCTAAACAGCCTAGCACTTCTCCGACCCAGACTGACCAACAGAGTGAAGGGGAAAGGATGACCAGGGAGTTGAGAGATGTTATCAGTCAGTTTTTGCAGAAGGTAACCTGGAAAACATACCAAAGCTGTGTAGTGGTGCATTATCACCCATCATTTAAATGGTACTGAATTATAAACACTTATTTTTATTACAGGTGGATGAATTCAAAACGTGTCTGACCACAATGTCAATTGCTATTGAAGAACAAGAAATGGTAAATGGATCTTCGTCACTTTCAGTCTTTTTCTGTTCAGGACTGTATTCTGGGTGATGTGAGTATAAAGATGTTGTAACAATTGTAACTTATAATAAGAGTTTATTCTCATTTCCTTTATTCTATAAGCAGAGTGTGTTGTTATGTAATTTCATAACGTTGTGTTGTTTTCCAGGTGTTTAAAAGTATGATGGATTCCCAGGACCAGCTGGAGAGGCGGTACATCAGTAAGAAGGAGGAGCACAGAACTCTGGAGATGCAGAACTACTTTGGCCTGGCCAGGAACACAGGCCAGTTCGACCCCGAAAGGTTAGATGTCAACTGATAAATCTTATTGTGTGTGAGGAGTTTGAGTTAAACAGTATATCTGCGTGACTCACGCTATAGGGCCACCCAGAACTGTACCGTGCTGGCTCGGCTATTTTCTTGTCACATAGACCTTTCCGTGCGTTTCCAGCAACAATGGTAGATGTGTAACTAGGTCAGCTCAGTAGGTTGCAGCTTTGCTTGGCACAGTTTAGCCCTAAAGTGTGTGAATTAGGCAGTTCTGTCTAAAACCAGAAACAGACTGACACCCAGGCTAGGTTTGTGTAGAATTCAGCATGATGTGAGGGGTATTTTATGCACATTGTCGGTTCTTTTTGTGTGTGAAGGCAGGTGGAGGGGGAGATATTCAGGATAGGGATGCATCTAGAGGACATTAAAGAACTGATTGACAGGAACGTGCGTGAGCAGCAGCTCTCCCCACCCTACTCATCCTCCACACTCCTGTCACTGTGTGGGGGTCCCAGTCTCCCTGGTCTGCTCACCCCCTCACTTCCACCACCCATGCATGAGGTAACACACTCACTTACTCATAGCATAGCTGTTCATTCGCTGCTTTGCCCTTTATTTGCTTGCTCACTCTTTCACtcatgcactcactcactcaaataCCTTAATGATTACTGCATAAATGCATGTACTTACAAGCCTTTTACCAAGTAGTTATATAGATTATTGCACTGTTAGTTACACTGGTATAAGACTCTGtaatagaggttgaccgattaatcggaatggccgaccaatgactttcttaaaatcaatacacagaagtatatatttttaaacctgcatatttagctaaaataaatccaggttagcagacaatattaaccaggtgaaattgtcacttgcgttcattgcacgcagagtcagggtatatgcaacagtttgggccgcctggctcattgcgaactaatttgccagaattttacgtaattatgacataacattgaaggttgtacaatgtaacaagaatatttagacttagggatgtcagccgttagataaaatactgaacggttccgtatttcactgaaataataaaaattttgttttcaaaatgatagtttccggattcgaccatattaatgaccaaaggctcgtatttctgtttgttatgttatcattaagtctatgatttgatatttgatatagcagtctgactgagcgatgataggcagcagcaggctcgtaagcattcattcaaacagcactttcgtgcattttgccagcagctcttcgcaagcacagcgctgtttatgacttcaagcctatcagccttatggctggtgtaaccgatgtgaaatggctagctagtcaaatgtcactcgctctgagacttggagtggttgttccccttgctctgcatgagtaacgctgcttcgagggtggctgttgtcgatgtgttcctgctcgagcccagggaggagcgaggcgagggacggaagctataatgttacactggcaatactcaagtgcctataagaacatccaatagtcaaaggtaaattaaataaaaatggtatagagagaaataatcctataaatactataataactacaacctaaaacctcttaccttggaatattgaagtctcatgttaaaaggaagcACCAActttcatgttctgagcaaggaactcaaacgttagctttcttacatattgcacttttacttaaCTTTGACttcttttgcattatttaaaccaaattgaacatgtttcattatctacttgaggctaaattgatattattgatgtattatattaggttaaaataagtgttcattcagtattgttgtaattgtcattattacaaataaagaataaaataattgtctgattaatcggtatcggcgtaaTCAACTAAGGGACTAATTGCACCATCTACGTTTCCTCCATCTTAAATGCATGTGAGACGTGTTTGTGTGAGCAACATGAGCTGTGGATGCACGTGTTCTGTGCAGCAGCAGTCCTGATGAACAGGGCTACATTTAATTCCCAAAAATTGCGTCCTCTCCTCGGCCCCCCGTTCACTCCCCCTCACAGATCTGGTAGGACTGAGTAGTTGAAAGCGATATGGTGTAAACTAGGAGGAACAACACCTTATCCCCATCTATGGAGGGGACAACTAAATGCAGCCCAAGTCCTTGTTTTGTAAGTGGAGGCGTGTCCAGCGCTCTAATTGAGCGACAATCATTTCCGATGTCACTCATGTTTCACAGTGAGGACACATTAGCTACTCAAAATGTGTTCTCCTCTTATCAACCTCTCTGTGGTCAGGGTCTCACATTACAGATTCCAGGCCCCTGTTTTTCCATTGGGGGTTatgagacagtggagagggaggaagatgaggaggaagaggccaGTGAGGTCCATGGACATGATGGTTTAGACCAGAGCTGTGATCTCACACCTGGTGACCCCCAACTGAACAGCACAGGACACAGCAGTGGCAGTCTACGGTACTCATCACGCCTCTGAGTTGCTCAATAGGACTATAAATTCATGGGTTTCTTCAGTGTGCAATACTACactgtgtaccatctacattcctgcagtactacactgtgtaccatctacattcctgcaatactacactgtgtaccatctacattcctgcaatactacactgtgtaccatctacattcctgcagtactacactgtgtaccatctacattcctgcagtactacactttgtaccatctacattcctgcagtactacactttgtaccatctacattcctgcaatactacactgtgtaccatctacattcctgcaatactacactgtgtaccatctacattcctgcagttctacactgtgtaccatctacattcctgcagtactacactgtgtaccatctacattcctgcagtactacactgtgtaccatctacattcctgcagtactacactgtgtaccatctacattcctgcagtactacactgtgtaccatctacattccagcagtactacactgtgtaccatctacattcctgcaatactacactgtgtaccatctacattcctgcaatactacactgtgtaccatctacattcctgcaatactacactgtgtaccatctacattcctgcaatactacactgtgtaccatctacattcctgcagtactacactgtgtaccatctacattcctgcagtactacactgtgtaccatctacattcctgcaatactacactgtgtaccatctacattcctgcagtactacactgtgtaccatctacattcctgcagtactacactgtgtaccatctacattcctgcagtacgacactgtgtaccatctacattcctgcaatactacactgtgtaccatctacattcctgcagtactacactgtgtaccatctacattcctgcaatactacactgtgtaccatctacattcctgcagtactacactgtgtactatctacattcctgcagtactacactgtgtaccatctacattcctgcagtactacactgtaccatctacattcctgcaaaacactgtgtaccatctacattcctgcagttctgcactgtgtaccatctacattcctgcaatactacactgtgtaccatctacattcctgcagtactacactgtatcatctacattcctgcagtactacactgtgtaccatctacattcctgcagtactacactgtaccatctacattcctgcaatactacactgtgtaccatctacattcctgcagtacaacactgtgtaccatctacattcctgcagtactacactgtgtaccatctacattcctgcagtactacactttgtaccatctacattcctgcaatactacactgtgtaccatctacattcctgcaatactacactgtgtaccatctacattcctgcaatactacactgtgtaccatctacattcctacagtactacactgtgtaccatctacattcctgcagtactacactgtaccatctacattcctgcaatactacactgtgtaccatctacattcctgcagttctacactgtgtaccatctacattcctgcaatactacactgtgtaccatctacattcctgcaatactacactgtgtaccatctacattcctgcagtactacactgtatcatctacattcctgcagtactacactgtgtaccatctacattcctgcagtactacactgtaccatctacattcctgcaatactacactgtgtaccatatacattcctgcagtactacactgtgtaccatatacattcctgcagtactacactgtaccatctacattcctgcagtactacactgtgtaccatctacattcctgcagTTCTACACTGTGTCCCATCTACATTCCTGCAATACTACactgtgtaccatctacattcctgcagtacaacactgtgtagcatctacattcctgcagtactacactgtgtaccatctactttcctgcaatactacactgtgtaccatctacattcctgcagtactacactgtgtaccatctacattcctgcaatactacactgtgtaccatctacattcctgcaatactacactgtgtaccatctacattcctgcaatactacactgtgtaccatctacattcctacagtactacactgtgtaccatctacattcctgcagAACTACActgtaccatctacattcctgcaatactacactgtgtaccatctacattcctgcagttctacactgtgtaccatctacattcctgcaatactacactgtgtaccatctacattcctgcaatactacactgtgtaccatctacattcctgcagtactacactgtatcatctacattcctgcagtactacactgtgtaccatctacattcctgcagtactacactgtaccatctacattcctgcaatactacactgtgtaccatatacattcctgcagtactacactgtgtaccatatacattcctgcagtactacactgtaccatctacattcctgcaatactacactgtgtaccatctacattcctgcaatactacactgtgtaccatctacattcctgcagtactacactgtgtaccatctacattcctgcagtactacactgtgtaccatctacattcctgcagtactacactttgtaccatctacattcctgcaatactacactgtgtaccatctacattcctgcagtactacactgtgtactatctacattcctgcagtactacactgtgtaccatctacattcctgcagtactacactgtaccatctacattcctgcaaaacactgtgtaccatctacattcctgcagttctgcactgtgtaccatctacattcctgcaatactacactgtgtaccatctacattcctgcagtactacactgtatcatctacattcctgcagtactacactgtgtaccatctacattcctgcagtactacactgtaccatctacattcctgcaatactacactgtgtaccatctacattcctgcagtacaacactgtgtaccatctacattcctgcagtactacactgtgtaccatctacattcctgcagtactacactttgtaccatctacattcctgcaatactacactgtgtaccatctacattcctgcaatactacactgtgtaccatctacattcctgcaatactacactgtgtaccatctacattcctgcaatactacactgtgtaccatctacattcctacagtactacactgtgtaccatctacattcctgcaatactacactgtgtaccatctacattcctacagtactacactgtgtaccatctacattcctgcagtactacactgcaccatctacattcctgcaatactacactgtgtaccatctacattcctgcagttctacactgtgtaccatctacattcctgcaatactacactgtgtaccatctacattcctgcaatactacactgtgtaccatctacattcctgcagtactacactgtatcatctacattcctgcagtactacactgtgtaccatctacattcctgcagtactacactgtaccatctacattcctgcaatactacactgtgtaccatatacattcctgcagtactacactgtgtaccatatacattcctgcagtactacactgtaccatctacattcctgcagtactacactgtgtaccatctacattcctgcagttctacactgtgtaccatctacattcctgcaatactacactgtgtaccatctacattcctgcagtacaacactgtgtaccatctacattcctgcagtactacactgtgtaccatctacattcctgcagtactacactttgtaccatctacattcctgcaatactacactgtgtaccatctacattcctgcaatactacactgtgtaccatctacattcctgcagttctacactgtgtaccatctacattcctgcagtactacactgtgtaccatctacattcctgcagtactacactgtgtaccatctacattcctgcagtactacactgtgtaccatctacattcctgcagtactacactgtaccatctacattcctgcagtactacactgtgtaccatctacattcctgcagtactacactgtaccatctacattcctgcaatactacactgtgtaccatctacattcctgcagtactacactgtgt harbors:
- the LOC124041661 gene encoding uncharacterized protein LOC124041661, which produces MEGDPQDQEEDSEAQRRASSPQSSVLWEKCIQQSIFVDLSEDESLHFSDLEGSFTVHLSQAESAISGNSIHLSENLELSVSDSGESSTESSSCVSGQSKRVVEGKTKSSGMWVSVQRPNTELEQTIWETPPMKTIAGDTSDEEQEDLPHDGDLGSQYIKPSTNDSHKSEENCKIADVLSKDQAGALDSRHNVRDHFDLPAMVGEVNIIQGHMQIEVNTMNHVSITPPEGEGKGAFFDSTKPEAVPTCSSPVRKVPHPDITQLLLRHFSQNELFCSGSLIEAETLPEVSLLESMDETVLSRGPLHRSTGSPNNNNNNGGAPRRSSAGGPSSESEKSQSLQEEEEGKSVQMSPRKNLEEKNGRRTASEGKNTRSAESYSSDVNSPQNSGISTSKREVPEQDSNGSNGSDLTKEEDENDEDEEEYQICRGPLVRTRSFSELKYGQGQVHYPLPDFSKVAPKVKIPKSTSVPVRPVSQSPSFLRAQSSPGMLGKSSALEVIHRVMEDSIQPSERPYVFRDQDKQTETSPGLVRHLQAEYDKLMTKYAEAENLLDQMRLGTKNQAPSDLTLDFDCGDQQDLPGPGGSHFGSMLFPNPPSPTGQFTDGPTQQNHSKQPSTSPTQTDQQSEGERMTRELRDVISQFLQKVDEFKTCLTTMSIAIEEQEMVFKSMMDSQDQLERRYISKKEEHRTLEMQNYFGLARNTGQFDPERQVEGEIFRIGMHLEDIKELIDRNVREQQLSPPYSSSTLLSLCGGPSLPGLLTPSLPPPMHEGLTLQIPGPCFSIGGYETVEREEDEEEEASEVHGHDGLDQSCDLTPGDPQLNSTGHSSGSLRLSQGSLETVDITNTEEEERSWTCSGPSERIARDSVLQYLALQNPGFQDRLLRTESLQQSPLSPDCDLGGSVSLAVEVSCSSCLKSQSQSITDHTLTTSQRIVSPETDSGLGSSDLSLQATGLPQPKLHTERLQLQPDGNSNPISMSDSEGSCTNLQTTMHQPVQVGERRPNPQRNVHSAGLTGKATPSLQSTVHLTRDIGERRPSLQTPAELQLCTTAVDHCVTSTTQSVPARLHEGESHTTSQLSHHGPDCPFKTSHSITMDMPQRDCHSHTCSCHSSAIQALQSEVSQLKRDLKEGLVQLPHLSQRMDYLTSRCRQNRDRRPKTRPRTHHKPAGSRQSLTNTKIEDWISSDIYPSKSKGTDGVESDRSGIMLPFHSTPLGGRRGSSKPYSCSDGPVKPQSRKHLNTASEENHSLETSNLTHPSPPALWHSYKNFSYRSPPPPGDMKNVYSKGRYRLSSQPLQKPLLQVNYGSSCSIPAGFKVQEQQSVSHHRRRSTQSDSALLPSNVYFQQTFPPALSPPRTGVIASRHKASGDEDINRTLDRAIEAARIMKRTTDRMAKSLSADLAKVELYRKLHGLHPLTGRNNTGS